The following coding sequences lie in one Arachis stenosperma cultivar V10309 chromosome 5, arast.V10309.gnm1.PFL2, whole genome shotgun sequence genomic window:
- the LOC130979280 gene encoding xyloglucan glycosyltransferase 4 — protein MMAPPSSFPVSIENVNEFTLLKIHDSDSAKFLEKQKASTPKQLTWFLLLKLHRVLTLLSWLTNGFKSSFGLIKKRVSLPDDEGPKHRGRLYRFLRVFLALSIAGLAIEIIAHYNNWTLRVIQPWEVDGFLEWSYVAWISFREEYVAPLVLLMSKFCIVLFMIQSLDRLVLCLGCFWIKYKKIKPTFDEDAYDIEDPSSFPMVLVQIPMCNEREVFAQSIGAVCQLDWPKDRLLIQVLDDSDDPNLQQLINEEVSSWKDKGVNIIYRHRLIRTGYKAGNLSSAMSCDYVKDYEFVAIFDADFQPNPDFLKLTVPHFKGKPDLGLVQARWSFVNKDENLLTRLQNINLCFHFEVEQQVNGHFLNFFGFNGTAGVWRIKALEESGGWLERTTVEDMDIAVRAHLNGWKFIYLNDVKVLCELPESYEAYKKQQHRWHSGPMQLFRLCLPAIITSKISIWKKCNLIFLFFLLRKLILPFYSFTLFCIILPLTMFIPESELPLWVVCYVPIFMSFLNILPAPKAFPFLVPYLLFENTMSVTKFNAMVSGLFQLGSAYEWVVTKKTGRSSESDLLSFAERESKLSSEEKIQRRNSDSGLELLSKLKQAEAPKKKRNMLYRKELALALLLLTAAARSLLSAQGLHFYFLLFQGLAFLVMGLDLIGEQVS, from the exons ATGATGGCACCACCAAGTTCATTTCCGGTGTCAATTGAGAATGTCAATGAATTCACCTTGTTGAAAATCCATGACTCAGATTCTGCTAAGTTTCTTGAGAAGCAGAAAGCTTCAACCCCCAAGCAGTTAACATGGTTTCTGCTTCTCAAGCTTCATAGGGTCTTGACCCTATTGTCATGGCTAACTAATGGATTCAAATCCTCCTTTGGCTTGATCAAGAAGAGGGTTTCATTGCCTGATGATGAAGGTCCAAAGCACAGAGGGAGGTTATACAGGTTCTTAAGGGTGTTCCTTGCCCTCTCCATTGCTGGTTTGGCCATTGAGATCATTGCTCATTACAACAATTGGACCTTGCGTGTGATCCAACCTTGGGAGGTTGATGGGTTTCTTGAATGGTCTTATGTGGCTTGGATTTCATTCAGAGAAGAGTATGTTGCCCCATTAGTATTGTTGATGTCAAAATTCTGCATTGTTTTGTTCATGATTCAGTCCTTGGATCGGTTAGTTCTTTGCCTTGGTTGCTTCTGGATCAAGTACAAAAAGATCAAGCCAACCTTTGATGAAGATGCTTATGACATTGAAGACCCTTCAAGCTTCCCAATGGTCCTTGTTCAGATTCCAATGTGCAATGAGAGAGAG gTTTTTGCACAATCAATTGGTGCTGTTTGTCAACTTGATTGGCCAAAAGATAGACTATTGATTCAAGTTCTAGATGATTCAGACGATCCGAATTTGCAGCAACTCATCAACGAGGAGGTTTCCTCTTGGAAAGATAAAGGGGTCAACATTATCTACAGGCATAGATTGATCAGAACTGGTTACAAAGCTGGGAATCTCAGTTCTGCAATGTCATGTGACTATGTCAAAGACTATGAATTTGTTGCAATATTTGATGCAGATTTCCAGCCAAACCCTGATTTCCTCAAACTAACTGTTCCACATTTCAAG GGAAAACCTGATTTGGGTTTGGTTCAGGCTAGATGGTCGTTTGTGAACAAGGATGAGAATTTACTTACCAGACTTCAGAACATTAACTTGTGCTTTCACTTTGAGGTGGAACAACAGGTTAATGGTCATTTCCTCAATTTCTTTGGATTCAATGGAACTGCTGGTGTCTGGAGGATTAAAGCTTTGGAGGAATCAGGAGGCTGGCTCGAAAGAACCACCGTCGAAGACATGGACATAGCTGTCCGCGCTCACTTAAACGGATGGAAGTTTATCTACCTTAATGATGTCAAAGTTCTCTGTGAATTACCAGAGTCTTATGAAGCTTACAAGAAGCAACAACATCGCTGGCACTCGGGTCCAATGCAGCTATTCCGGCTGTGTCTTCCTGCTATAATAACTTCCAAG ATTTCAATTTGGAAGAAGTGTAACTTGATATTCTTGTTCTTCCTATTGAGGAAACTGATACTTCCTTTCTATTCCTTCACCTTGTTCTGCATCATCCTTCCCTTGACCATGTTCATACCTGAGTCTGAACTTCCCCTTTGGGTGGTCTGTTATGTTCCTATTTTCATGTCATTCTTGAACATCCTTCCAGCCCCGAAAGCCTTCCCTTTCCTAGTTCCCTATCTCCTCTTTGAGAACACCATGTCAGTAACAAAATTCAATGCCATGGTTTCTGGTCTATTCCAGCTCGGAAGTGCTTACGAGTGGGTTGTGACAAAGAAGACAGGCAGATCATCCGAGTCAGACTTGCTATCCTTTGCCGAGAGAGAATCAAAGTTATCCAGCGAAGAGAAGATTCAAAGGAGGAACTCAGACTCTGGCTTGGAATTGCTAAGCAAACTCAAGCAAGCCGAAGCAccaaaaaagaagagaaacatGCTATACAGGAAGGAACTCGCACTCGCTTTACTTTTGCTCACAGCAGCTGCAAGAAGCCTTCTATCAGCACAAGGACTTCATTTCTATTTCTTGCTCTTCCAAGGATTAGCATTTCTAGTGATGGGTTTGGACTTAATTGGTGAGCAGGTGAGTTAA
- the LOC130982219 gene encoding uncharacterized protein LOC130982219 gives MAEEKDAFYVVKKGGVVGIYKSLKDIQPLIASSSVSDDPVSILKGYCLTKKAEEFLVSNGLKGAPYSISATNLNEELFGRLVACPYQDPCASGGRSLGVSSSSKLLQGAFQSDTSKFSGSSLHSTNSQRQVLLGGSSFGLTSSQRQLTPEVSPLVSTNSQRQLALGGSQAQLSNSLSCTLEFDGASKGNPGPAGAGAILRAADGSKVYRIREGVGTQTNNVAEYRALLLGLKQALQKGYRHIQIRGDSLLVCKQVNGEWKQKNQNMAMLCAQVNQLKANFLSFQINHVLREKNSEADAQANLAINLGAGQVEEDCEDLRR, from the exons ATGGCTGAAGAAAAGGACGCCTTCTATGTTGTGAAGAAAGGGGGTGTTGTTGGCATCTACAAGTCTCTCAAGGACATTCAACCTCTCATTGCATCTTCTTCG GTGTCTGATGATCCTGTAAGCATTTTGAAAGGGTATTGTTTAACTAAGAAAGCTGAAGAGTTCCTTGTATCAAATGGGCTTAAGGGAGCCCCTTATTCTATAAGTGCTACTAATTTGAATGAAGAGCTTTTTGGAAGACTTGTTGCTTGTCCTTATCAG GATCCATGTGCATCTGGAGGAAGGTCTCTAGGTGTGAGTTCCTCATCGAAGTTATTGCAAGGAGCCTTTCAATCTGATACTAGT aAATTTTCTGGGTCATCTTTACATTCAACAAATTCTCAGAGGCAAGTTCTATTAGGTGGGTCATCTTTCGGTTTAACAAGTTCTCAGAGGCAACTTACACCAGAGGTATCTCCTTTAGTTTCAACAAATTCTCAGAGGCAACTCGCACTAGGTGGATCCCAAGCTCAGTTGTCTAATTCT CTTTCTTGCACCCTTGAGTTCGATGGTGCTTCTAAAGGAAATCCTGGACCAGCTGGTGCAGGAGCTATACTTCGTGCTGCAGATGGGAGCAAG GTCTATCGAATACGTGAAGGAGTAGGTACTCAGACGAATAATGTTGCTGAATATCGAGCTTTACTTTTAGGATTGAAACAGGCCCTTCAGAAAGGATATCGGCACATTCAAATCCGAGGAGATTCCTTACTTGTCTGCAAGCAG GTAAACGGTGAGTGGAAGCAAAAAAATCAGAATATGGCCATGTTATGTGCTCAGGTCAACCAGCTGAAGGCGAACTTTCTGTCGTTCCAAATCAACCATGTTCTTAGG GAGAAAAACTCTGAAGCTGATGCTCAAGCAAACCTGGCCATAAATCTCGGAG CTGGTCAAGTTGAAGAAGATTGTGAGGATCTCAGACGTTAA